The following proteins are encoded in a genomic region of Tachysurus fulvidraco isolate hzauxx_2018 chromosome 22, HZAU_PFXX_2.0, whole genome shotgun sequence:
- the LOC113650137 gene encoding transferrin receptor protein 1-like, whose protein sequence is MEDNNSQQELIMSDLGDEAEGNSVEESATIHAHHSTIRSSHHSLRNICFMVATCLFIFAFGFLIGYVSHKNREEDTTSLIESTSSEDVVQTKTIFFWSNITSLLKKKLTTSSIDNSLNEFSSVSHQAGSPGDEELSSKIWKKFTDFGMKPWTDSHLVKIHVGPTKGTNTVVFRNTTFSEPGYLAYSPTGTAQGGVLYAHYGQTGDFKSLQNLNITLEGKIVLIMAGKISFAEKVANAVSVNASAVLIYPDPVEYLFDEETSLFGHVHLGSGDPFTPGFPSFNHTRFPPSKSSGLPSIPAQTIRASTAAAIMRNLGGHDPPPEWAGGGLRDVAYKLGGDDDVVSVEVDNTLTVTKIFNVFGVIKGFIDPDLYVVIGAQRDAWGPGFAKSTVGTSLLLELARVITSMIHEDGFKPRRSIVFASWTAGEYGAVGATEWLESYLSSLNMKAFSYISLDGVVTGSLFSASASPLMYDLIASTLKEVSSPSDHSKSLYSQMAGNNWEAAVMKQMRMDDPAYTFQAFSGIPSVSFQFTDKKPYPFFGTMLDTRKNLEAETSTELLVVAKAAGEIAGVMALRLVHDHLLRLNVEKYRNVLHIHVDKINREVLRLQKTSHFTEHVQMRWLMLALGSYSRASNHLITIMENSDLDDLEQCRVINDQIIGVERNLLSPYVSPRDTPFRHILFGSGSHTLGAVFTHLASIPNGTTSVDAVLLNNQIAVAAWMIQSCANALEGNVWDTEKEVD, encoded by the exons ATGGAGGATAACAACAGTCAACAGGAATTGATCATGTCTGATCTGGGTGATGAAGCTGAGGGGAATAGTGTAGAAGAGAGTGCAACTATCCATGCCCACCATTCCACCATCAGATCCAGTCATCACTCTCTCAGGAACATCTGCTTCATGGTTGCTACCTGTCTTTTCATTTTTGCCTTTG GATTCCTGATTGGCTACGTTAGTCATAAAAATAGAGAAGAAGACACTACGAGCCTCATAGAGTCTACTTCCTCTGAAGATGTGGTTCAGACAAAAACAATCTTCTTCTGGAGCAATATCACATccttgcttaaaaaaaaactgaccacAAGCAGCATTGACAACAGTCTTAA TGAATTTTCCAGCGTCAGTCATCAGGCAGGATCTCCAGGAGATGAGGAACTAAGCAGTAAAATCTGGAAAAAATTCACTGATTTTGGCATGAAGCCTTGGACCGATTCACACTTGGTTAAGATTCATGTTGGTCCTACAAAAGGTACCAACACGGTGGTGTTCCGTAATACAACGTTCTCTGAACCTGGCTATTTGGCCTACAGTCCAACCGGAACAGCACAG ggTGGAGTTCTGTATGCTCATTACGGACAAACAGGGGACTTTAAGTCCttgcaaaacttaaatataACTTTAGAAGGAAAGATCGTCTTGATCATGGCTGGAAAAATAAGTTTTGCTGAAAAG GTTGCTAATGCTGTCAGTGTCAATGCGAGTGCAGTGCTGATCTATCCAGATCCTGTTGAATACTTGTTTGATGAAGAAACTTCTCTGTTTGGTCAT GTCCATCTTGGGTCTGGTGATCCATTCACTCCAGGTTTCCCATCTTTCAACCACACCCGGTTTCCTCCATCAAAGTCTTCAGGCCTGCCAAGCATCCCTGCCCAGACCATCAGAGCCAGTACAGCTGCAGCCATCATGAG GAACCTGGGAGGTCATGATCCACCCCCTGAATGGGCTGGAGGTGGCTTGCGAGATGTAGCATACAAGCTTGGTGGTGATGATGACGTTGTCTCTGTGGAAGTCGACAACACCCTCACTGTCACGAAGATCTTCAATGTGTTTGGAGTCATCAAGGGTTTCATAGATCCAG ATCTGTATGTGGTAATTGGAGCTCAGAGAGATGCCTGGGGTCCTGGGTTTGCTAAGTCTACTGTTGGCACAAGTTTGCTGCTTGAGTTAGCCAGAGTTATTACCAGCATGATACACGAAG ATGGATTTAAACCCAGGAGGAGCATTGTGTTTGCAAGCTGGACTGCTGGAGAATACGGCGCTGTGGGTGCCACCGAGTGGCTGGAG AGCTACTTGTCTTCTTTGAATATGAAAGCCTTCTCCTACATTAGCCTGGATGGAGTTGTCACAG GTTCCCTTTTTAGCGCAAGTGCAAGCCCGCTTATGTATGACTTGATAGCAAGTACTTTAAAAGAG gTATCTTCCCCAAGTGACCATAGTAAGAGTTTGTATTCCCAAATGGCTGGAAACAACTGGGAGGCCGctgt GATGAAGCAGATGAGGATGGATGACCCCGCCTACACTTTCCAGGCCTTCTCTGGTATTCCGtcagtttcatttcaatttacTGAC AAGAAACCGTACCCCTTCTTTGGAACCATGTTGGACACCAGAAAGAATCTGGAAGCTGAAACATCTACAGAACTGCTCGTGGTGGCCAAGGCAGCAGGTGAGATCGCAGGGGTGATGGCTCTGCGGCTGGTGCACGACCACCTTCTCAGACTAAACGTGGAGAAATACAGGAACGTCCTGCACATACACGTAGACAAGATCAACAGAGAAGTGCTGCGTCTGCAGAAG ACCAGCCACTTTACAGAGCACGTGCAAATGCGGTGGTTGATGTTGGCTTTGGGTTCGTACAGTCGTGCTTCTAATCACCTCATCACCATCATGGAAAACAGTGACCTTGATGACTTGGAGCAATGTCGCGTCATCAACGACCAAATCATTGGG gTAGAGAGGAATCTCCTGTCTCCCTACGTGTCGCCCCGGGACACTCCGTTCAGACACATATTGTTCGGCTCTGGATCGCACACTCTGGGAGCTGTCTTCACACACCTGGCCTCGATACCGAACGGTACCACCAGTGTTGACGCTGTCCTACTGAATAATCAGATCGCTGTGGCCGCCTGGATGATCCAGAGCTGTGCTAATGCTCTAGAAGGGAACGTGTGGGACACAGAAAAAGAAGTCGACTGA
- the tfr1a gene encoding transferrin receptor 1a encodes MDQARTTITKIFNGTEGSYTRFLTQNMEEDSSHVEMKLSTDTEDEVGENGVADHGKHNHVRPSYVSKSGLCNPRNICIAATVAIVVSFLIGILIGSSVNKKTSSDVSDSCRIPNTSPPSADDDTIPIEPVPSLDWSGITSLFKRKLTTSDLDKSFREFSSEDHQAGSAGDENLASKVFKNFKDYGMEPWLDTHFVKVQGLPKGVTNKVMFRNKTFSEPGYLSYSAMTRAQGAVLYVHYGRDDDLRSLQDLGIDTNGRVLLVRAGKISYAEKVANAVKVNASAVLIYPDPADYNFDENTSLFGHVHLGSGDPFTPGFPSFNHTQFPPSKSSGLPSIPAQTIRASTAAAIMRDMGGRGPPRGWADGGLQEYKLGDLNDVVSLQMNNVLTEIQIHNVFGVIKGLIDPDRYVVIGAQRDAWGPGFAASTVGTCLLLELARVISSMIHEDGFKPRRSIVFASWSAGEYGAVGATEWLEGYLPSLNMKAYSYISLDAVVTGVPLFKASASPLMNDLIQSTLKEVSSPAGSGRTLFVQNAGLNWETSMLEPMRMDDAAYPFLAFSGIPSVSFRFTQNDQYPFFGTLLDTRENLERRVQNVPAVVKAAGEMAGQMALRLVHDHLLRLNTEKYLKLMYIQVNKINKEVMGLQRNGRLPKTLQMKWFMSAIGSYGRASRSLFSTIQNSDLDDLEQCRIINDRIMGVERDLLSPYMSPQNTPFRHILHGAGSCTLQDVLTQLTAIKEGSAKADVDLLKNQFALTTWTIQSCANALAGNVWDLDNDL; translated from the exons ATGGATCAAGCCAGGACGACAATAACAAAAATA TTCAACGGGACGGAAGGTTCCTACACGCGCTTTCTGACCCAGAACATGGAGGAAGACTCCAGCCACGTGGAGATGAAGCTCTCGACCGATACGGAGGACGAGGTCGGAGAGAACGGAGTGGCGGATCACGGAAAACACAATCACGTCCGTCCGTCCTACGTCAGTAAATCCGGCCTGTGCAATCCCAGAAACATCTGCATCGCAGCAACCGTGGCTATTGTCGTCAGCTTCCTGATCG GAATTCTGATTGGCTCCAGTGTGAATAAAAAGACATCCAGCGACGTTTCCGACTCCTGCAGGATTCCCAACACTTCTCCTCCTTCCGCTGACGACGATACGATTCCGATAGAGCCGGTTCCCTCTCTCGACTGGAGCGGCATCACGTCTTTGTTTAAACGCAAACTGACCACAAGTGACCTCGACAAGAGCTTCAG GGAATTCTCCAGCGAAGATCATCAAGCAGGATCCGCCGGAGATGAGAATCTTGCCagtaaagtgtttaaaaatttCAAGGATTATGGGATGGAGCCCTGGCTCGATACACATTTTGTGAAGGTCCAGGGTCTTCCTAAAGGTGTCACAAACAAGGTGATGTTCCGCAACAAAACGTTTTCCGAACCTGGCTATTTGTCCTACAGTGCGATGACAAGAGCTCAG GGTGCAGTTTTGTACGTGCATTACGGACGAGACGATGACTTGAGAAGTCTGCAAGACCTTGGTATTGACACGAACGGCAGGGTCCTTCTAGTCCGGGCTGGAAAAATTAGTTATGCTGAGAAG GTTGCTAACGCCGTCAAGGTGAACGCAAGCGCGGTGCTGATCTACCCCGACCCTGCTGACTATAACTTTGATGAAAACACTTCCTTGTTTGGCCAC GTTCATCTCGGTTCCGGTGATCCGTTCACTCCAGGTTTCCCATCTTTCAACCACACACAGTTTCCTCCATCCAAATCCTCCGGCTTGCCGAGCATCCCGGCCCAGACCATCAGAGCCAGTACAGCTGCAGCCATCATGAG GGACATGGGAGGTCGCGGTCCACCTCGTGGATGGGCTGATGGAGGTCTGCAAGAGTACAAGCTCGGTGACCTTAACGACGTCGTCTCCCTGCAGATGAACAACGTTCTCACAGAGATCCAAATTCATAACGTGTTTGGCGTCATCAAGGGTTTAATCGATCCTG ATCGGTATGTGGTGATCGGAGCTCAGAGAGACGCCTGGGGTCCTGGATTTGCAGCGTCCACTGTCGGCACATGCTTGTTGCTGGAGTTAGCCAGAGTTATTAGCAGCATGATACACGAAG ATGGATTCAAACCCAGACGGAGCATCGTGTTCGCCAGTTGGAGCGCCGGAGAATACGGGGCTGTTGGTGCCACCGAGTGGCTGGAG GGTTATTTACCTTCCTTGAACATGAAAGCTTACTCCTACATTAGCCTGGATGCAGTAGTCACAG GTGTGCCTCTTTTTAAAGCGAGTGCGAGCCCACTGATGAACGACCTGATCCAGAGTACTCTAAAAGAGGTGTCTTCACCCGCTGGCTCCGGCAGGACTTTATTTGTACAGAATGCTGGACTTAACTGGGAGACGTCTAT gctGGAGCCGATGAGGATGGACGACGCCGCTTATCCGTTCCTGGCTTTCTCCGGCATCCCGTCGGTCTCTTTCCGATTCACTCAG AATGATCAATACCCGTTCTTTGGCACCTTGCTGGACACCAGGGAGAATCTGGAGAGAAGAGTACAGAACGTACCTGCGGTGGTGAAGGCTGCAGGCGAGATGGCGGGTCAGATGGCTCTTCGGCTGGTACACGATCATCTGCTGAGACTCAACACGGAAAAGTACCTCAAGCTCATGTACATCCAAGTGAACAAAATCAATAAGGAAGTGATGGGTCTGCAAAGG AATGGTCGCCTTCCAAAGACCCTGCAGATGAAGTGGTTCATGTCAGCCATCGGTTCCTACGGCCGTGCCTCGAGAAGCCTCTTCAGCACCATCCAGAACAGCGACCTTGATGATCTGGAGCAGTGCCGCATCATCAACGACCGGATCATGGGG GTGGAAAGGGATCTGCTGTCTCCTTACATGTCTCCACAGAACACACCGTTCAGACACATCTTGCATGGCGCTGGATCGTGCACACTACAAGATGTGCTCACACAGCTGACAGCGATCAAAGAAGGTTCGGCGAAGGCTGACGTCGACCTGCTGAAGAACCAGTTTGCTCTGACCACCTGGACCATCCAGAGCTGTGCCAACGCACTCGCAGGCAACGTGTGGGACCTGGACAATGACCTTTAG